The following proteins come from a genomic window of Helicobacter canadensis MIT 98-5491:
- a CDS encoding molybdopterin molybdotransferase MoeA, whose translation MQAVSLQEAIKILQKAGSSFAKNKEFLALLESQGRFLAQDIVSQKALPSFDNAAMDGYAIRAEDMGKTAKIKASIFAGDCKEIKLECGECAKIMTGAKLPKNANIVVPFEAIEGGLNNQESITIPQGLKVGDNIRQVGEEIPLGKQIFEVGDEIDENVLALLASQGISYVSAFRELRIGVFSGGNELKEPWELAENYQIYNSNTTMILGILKSFGFKASYGGISKDNKEDLLQVLNMPFDIIFTTGGASKGEADFMQEVLVQAGAEILISGVQIKPGKPIMVARLERKFIVALPGNPLAGAVLLRFLIVPFLRNLAGANAHFPQALMVKNIESFRLKKRMDAMLGSLSVEGFLLTQKGKYTSGQILPLCQSNAIALLNEECTQIEAGEWIKVLPYSMIWGKVECDYIN comes from the coding sequence ATGCAAGCAGTTTCATTACAAGAAGCAATCAAGATTTTACAAAAGGCAGGTAGCAGTTTTGCAAAAAATAAAGAATTTTTGGCTTTATTAGAATCACAAGGGAGATTCTTAGCTCAAGATATTGTTTCTCAAAAGGCACTTCCAAGTTTTGATAATGCTGCAATGGATGGATATGCTATAAGGGCAGAAGATATGGGCAAAACAGCAAAAATCAAGGCTAGTATTTTTGCAGGGGATTGTAAGGAAATTAAGCTTGAATGTGGGGAATGTGCAAAGATTATGACAGGTGCTAAACTTCCCAAAAATGCCAATATAGTCGTGCCTTTTGAAGCTATTGAGGGAGGGCTTAATAATCAAGAGAGTATCACTATACCACAAGGGCTTAAAGTGGGGGATAATATTCGTCAAGTTGGTGAGGAAATCCCTTTGGGTAAGCAAATTTTTGAAGTTGGAGATGAGATTGATGAGAATGTTTTAGCGCTTCTTGCTTCACAAGGCATTAGCTATGTGAGTGCATTTAGGGAGCTTAGAATCGGTGTATTTTCTGGTGGAAATGAACTTAAAGAACCTTGGGAGTTAGCAGAGAATTACCAAATTTATAATTCTAATACCACAATGATTCTAGGGATTCTTAAAAGCTTTGGTTTTAAAGCAAGTTATGGAGGGATTTCAAAGGATAATAAAGAAGATTTATTGCAAGTTTTAAATATGCCTTTTGATATTATTTTTACAACAGGTGGTGCGAGTAAGGGAGAAGCAGATTTTATGCAAGAAGTGCTAGTGCAAGCAGGAGCGGAGATTCTGATTTCTGGTGTGCAGATTAAACCAGGTAAGCCTATTATGGTGGCAAGGTTAGAGAGAAAATTTATTGTTGCATTACCGGGGAATCCTTTGGCAGGAGCGGTATTGTTGCGTTTTTTAATTGTGCCATTTTTAAGAAATCTTGCTGGAGCTAACGCTCATTTTCCTCAAGCTTTAATGGTGAAAAATATTGAATCCTTTAGGTTAAAAAAGCGAATGGATGCTATGCTTGGAAGCCTTAGTGTAGAGGGGTTTTTACTAACTCAAAAAGGAAAATATACTTCAGGGCAAATTTTGCCACTTTGCCAAAGCAATGCCATTGCGCTTTTAAATGAAGAATGCACGCAAATAGAAGCAGGAGAGTGGATAAAGGTGCTACCTTATTCAATGATTTGGGGTAAGGTGGAGTGTGATTATATTAATTAA
- the pyrF gene encoding orotidine-5'-phosphate decarboxylase, translated as MKLCIALDMPNKKDNLTLLSNLKTSQEIWVKVGLRSFIRDGKEFLEQIKTINPFKIFLDLKLYDIPNTMGDSIDEIAKLGVDMITIHASSGREAMCEVTKRLQKVQNPPLVMAVTVLTSFQQESFFEIYHSNLETQVLEFAKMAYESGINGVVCSCLESRVIKEKINSHFLTLTPAIRPFGEDNGDQKRTATLQDAKAAMSDFIVVGRPIYKASNPQEVIDKILQAL; from the coding sequence ATGAAGCTTTGTATCGCCCTTGATATGCCAAACAAAAAAGATAATCTTACACTTTTAAGCAATCTAAAAACTTCACAAGAAATTTGGGTTAAGGTTGGGCTTAGAAGTTTTATTCGTGATGGAAAAGAGTTTCTAGAACAAATCAAGACCATTAATCCTTTTAAAATTTTTTTAGACTTAAAGCTCTATGACATTCCTAACACAATGGGCGATAGCATTGATGAAATTGCCAAGCTTGGAGTGGATATGATAACTATTCATGCAAGCAGTGGAAGAGAAGCAATGTGTGAGGTTACAAAACGATTACAAAAAGTCCAGAATCCACCTTTAGTTATGGCAGTTACAGTGCTTACAAGCTTTCAACAGGAGAGTTTTTTTGAAATTTATCATAGCAATTTAGAAACTCAAGTTTTAGAATTTGCCAAAATGGCTTATGAATCAGGGATTAATGGAGTGGTTTGCTCTTGCTTAGAATCAAGAGTTATCAAAGAAAAAATCAATTCTCATTTTCTCACACTCACTCCAGCAATCCGACCTTTTGGTGAAGATAACGGAGATCAAAAGCGCACCGCAACTTTGCAAGATGCAAAAGCCGCAATGAGTGATTTTATTGTAGTTGGAAGACCTATTTACAAAGCTTCAAATCCACAAGAAGTGATTGATAAGATTCTCCAAGCTCTTTAA
- the nusB gene encoding transcription antitermination factor NusB, which produces MATRSHVREVVVQLLYAYGSGNDAIFKFADEIFGEHKIKNKQKDFANLLFNGVIENLESLDLRIAHQLESWDFTKIGDMEKAILRLGVYEIAFNNLDKAIAINEALELAKTFGNEASAKFINGVLDNIAKNLQIPIHTIQESMQNIKQTTNNTAKSTNLESKTPKAKNQTNSTKKQNTPKKGKV; this is translated from the coding sequence ATGGCAACAAGAAGCCATGTAAGAGAAGTTGTTGTGCAACTTTTGTATGCTTATGGTAGTGGAAATGATGCGATTTTTAAATTTGCCGATGAAATCTTTGGAGAACACAAAATCAAAAATAAGCAAAAAGACTTTGCAAACCTACTCTTTAATGGTGTCATTGAAAATCTTGAATCACTTGATTTGCGCATTGCTCATCAACTTGAAAGTTGGGATTTTACAAAAATCGGAGATATGGAAAAAGCTATTTTAAGGCTTGGAGTTTATGAAATTGCCTTTAATAACCTTGATAAAGCTATCGCGATTAATGAAGCCCTAGAATTAGCAAAAACCTTCGGCAATGAAGCTTCAGCAAAGTTTATTAATGGGGTTTTGGATAACATTGCAAAGAATTTGCAAATCCCCATTCATACCATCCAAGAATCAATGCAAAATATCAAACAAACCACAAACAATACAGCCAAATCTACAAATTTAGAATCCAAAACTCCAAAAGCAAAGAATCAAACCAACTCAACAAAAAAACAAAATACTCCTAAAAAAGGAAAAGTATGA
- the ribH gene encoding 6,7-dimethyl-8-ribityllumazine synthase: MQIIEGDLSLLGDEKIAIISSRFNHLITDRLIEGAKDCFLRHGGIDENLTHILVPGAFEIPFALEKVLAQGNYDGVCCLGAIIRGSTPHFDYVSAEATKGIANVTIRYGAAVTFGVLTTDTIEQAIERAGTKAGNKGFEAMSSLIELINLYRKIGA; this comes from the coding sequence ATGCAAATTATTGAAGGCGATTTATCATTACTTGGCGATGAAAAGATTGCAATCATTTCAAGTCGTTTCAATCATCTCATTACCGATAGATTGATAGAAGGTGCGAAAGATTGTTTCTTAAGACACGGCGGAATCGATGAAAATCTAACACATATTTTAGTGCCAGGTGCTTTTGAGATTCCTTTTGCACTAGAAAAAGTTCTTGCTCAAGGTAATTATGATGGTGTTTGTTGCTTAGGTGCTATTATAAGAGGCTCTACACCACATTTTGATTATGTGAGTGCTGAAGCCACTAAAGGTATTGCTAATGTCACTATTCGCTATGGAGCTGCTGTAACCTTTGGAGTTTTAACTACAGATACCATTGAACAAGCTATTGAGCGTGCAGGGACAAAAGCGGGAAATAAAGGCTTTGAGGCAATGAGTAGCCTCATTGAGCTTATTAATCTTTATCGTAAAATTGGAGCATAA
- the kdsA gene encoding 3-deoxy-8-phosphooctulonate synthase translates to MIFIAGPCVIENDEILEEIAESLKPLATNPDIDFYFKASFDKANRTSLDSYRGPGLEKGLESLARIKKKFGYKLLTDIHETHQVKLAARVVDILQIPAFLCRQTDLIVEVAKSKAIVNIKKGQFMNPADMRYSVLKAIKTRGGEEATYQESQKHQILLTERGSSFGYGNLVVDMRSLVIMREFAPVIFDATHAVQMPGAADGKSGGDSRFAPILARAASAVGIDGLFAEVHTNPKIALSDGPNMLTPQELLKLSNQLLEINHLIKKDL, encoded by the coding sequence ATGATTTTTATTGCTGGACCTTGTGTCATTGAAAATGATGAAATTTTAGAAGAAATTGCAGAATCGCTCAAGCCACTTGCAACTAACCCTGATATTGATTTTTACTTTAAAGCAAGTTTTGATAAAGCAAATCGCACAAGTCTTGATTCTTATCGAGGACCAGGCTTAGAAAAAGGACTAGAATCCCTTGCTAGAATCAAAAAAAAGTTTGGCTATAAACTTCTAACTGATATTCACGAAACTCATCAAGTCAAACTTGCAGCTAGAGTTGTAGATATTCTACAGATTCCAGCCTTTTTATGCCGTCAAACGGACTTGATTGTGGAAGTTGCAAAAAGTAAGGCTATTGTCAATATCAAAAAGGGACAATTTATGAATCCTGCTGATATGCGCTATTCTGTGCTAAAAGCCATTAAGACTCGTGGGGGAGAAGAAGCAACCTATCAAGAATCACAAAAGCATCAAATTCTCCTAACTGAACGCGGTAGTAGTTTTGGGTATGGAAATTTGGTGGTAGATATGCGTTCTTTAGTTATTATGAGAGAGTTTGCTCCAGTGATTTTTGATGCCACTCACGCAGTGCAAATGCCTGGTGCTGCTGATGGAAAAAGTGGTGGCGATTCTCGCTTTGCCCCTATTCTTGCTAGAGCAGCAAGTGCCGTTGGCATTGATGGCTTATTTGCTGAAGTGCATACTAATCCAAAAATTGCACTAAGCGATGGACCCAATATGCTAACTCCACAAGAATTGCTCAAATTATCCAATCAATTACTTGAAATTAATCATCTTATTAAAAAGGATTTATAA
- a CDS encoding carbonic anhydrase, with protein METLFEGAIKFKEENFLAYKELFENLKEGQNPHTLFVGCADSRVVPNLITNTLPGELFVVRNIANIVPPYRKAEEYLATTSAIEYALEELQVENIIICGHSHCGGCAALYEEDHFTKMPNVQNWLKLIEPVKKQVLALNPQNKAMRAYLTEQINIEKQIMNLFTYPNVKEKYLARTLHIYGWHYIIESGEVYSYDFKKHEFNLLKG; from the coding sequence ATTGAAACACTCTTTGAAGGTGCAATTAAATTTAAAGAAGAAAACTTCCTTGCCTACAAAGAGCTTTTTGAAAATCTCAAAGAAGGGCAAAATCCACACACGCTTTTTGTAGGTTGTGCTGATTCTAGAGTTGTCCCAAATCTTATTACAAACACTCTCCCAGGCGAACTTTTTGTTGTGAGAAATATCGCTAATATTGTCCCGCCTTATAGAAAAGCCGAAGAGTATCTTGCTACAACTTCCGCCATAGAATATGCCCTAGAAGAACTCCAAGTTGAAAATATCATTATTTGCGGACATTCCCATTGTGGAGGCTGTGCAGCTCTCTATGAAGAAGATCACTTTACCAAAATGCCCAATGTTCAAAATTGGCTTAAACTAATTGAACCTGTCAAAAAACAAGTTCTTGCTTTAAATCCACAAAATAAAGCAATGCGTGCTTATCTAACCGAACAAATCAATATTGAAAAACAAATCATGAATCTTTTTACCTATCCCAATGTCAAAGAAAAGTATCTTGCAAGAACATTACACATTTATGGTTGGCACTACATTATTGAAAGTGGCGAAGTGTATAGCTATGATTTTAAAAAACACGAATTTAATTTACTCAAAGGATAG
- a CDS encoding OmpA/MotB family protein, translating into MAKEKCPPCECPQGVPLWLGTYGDMVTLILTFFILLLSMATFTTEKIDEAIGSLEGTFAVLENGVKTQINPPAPILATPIEAQQEMEDATNIFASLITEYNEINKLANGPAVEFEEAEEGVIIRIPESLLFESGSATLTNSSGLAFLKRLTLEFDKLPETALIKAIGHTDNVPMRENPIFADNLELSIARGVNVAELIITEGISKERVLGGGEGEFSPIASNKIPELRAKNRRVDLYIYSIGEDFSNPTKNPTKSN; encoded by the coding sequence GTGGCAAAAGAAAAATGTCCTCCCTGTGAATGTCCGCAAGGCGTTCCTTTATGGCTTGGAACTTATGGTGATATGGTTACACTCATTTTGACTTTCTTTATTTTACTACTTTCTATGGCTACTTTTACCACTGAAAAAATTGATGAAGCAATCGGTTCTTTAGAAGGGACTTTTGCGGTGCTTGAAAATGGTGTAAAAACACAAATCAATCCCCCTGCTCCAATTCTTGCAACTCCTATTGAAGCCCAACAAGAAATGGAAGATGCAACCAATATCTTTGCTAGTCTTATTACCGAATACAACGAAATCAACAAACTTGCTAATGGTCCAGCTGTTGAATTTGAAGAAGCTGAAGAAGGTGTGATTATTCGCATTCCAGAATCATTACTCTTTGAAAGTGGTAGTGCGACTTTAACTAATTCTAGCGGACTTGCATTTCTAAAAAGATTAACCTTAGAGTTTGATAAACTCCCAGAAACAGCACTAATTAAAGCTATTGGACATACAGATAATGTCCCAATGCGAGAAAATCCCATCTTTGCGGATAATCTAGAACTCTCCATTGCTAGAGGTGTCAATGTTGCTGAACTTATCATTACAGAGGGCATCTCAAAAGAAAGGGTTTTAGGTGGTGGCGAAGGAGAATTTTCCCCAATTGCTAGCAATAAAATTCCAGAACTTAGGGCAAAAAATCGACGCGTGGATTTGTATATCTATAGTATAGGAGAAGATTTTTCTAATCCTACAAAAAATCCAACTAAGTCAAATTAA
- a CDS encoding DedA family protein translates to MQTIIDFVVNFVGDLGYFGIFFMMFLESSFIPFPSEVVMIPAGYLAYQGEMNFFVAIFFGILGSLAGALLNYYLALFFGREILIKYGKYVFFDEKTMKKMEDFFAKHGHISTFSGRLIPVVRQYISLPAGLGKMNLAVFCFYTSLGAGIWSFILVALGYFLGQNEDLLKEYLHWITLALVIGVALGIAIYVAYQKKK, encoded by the coding sequence TTGCAAACAATTATTGATTTTGTTGTGAATTTTGTTGGTGATTTGGGGTATTTTGGAATCTTTTTTATGATGTTTTTAGAGAGTAGCTTCATTCCTTTTCCAAGTGAAGTGGTTATGATTCCTGCTGGGTATTTGGCTTATCAAGGGGAAATGAATTTTTTTGTTGCAATATTTTTTGGGATTCTTGGTTCTTTAGCGGGTGCATTATTGAATTATTATTTGGCATTATTTTTTGGAAGAGAGATTCTTATTAAATATGGAAAGTATGTTTTTTTTGATGAGAAAACGATGAAAAAAATGGAAGATTTTTTTGCTAAACACGGACATATTTCTACCTTTAGCGGGAGACTTATTCCAGTTGTAAGGCAGTATATTTCGCTTCCTGCTGGGCTTGGAAAAATGAATTTAGCTGTTTTTTGTTTTTATACTTCTTTGGGGGCGGGAATTTGGAGTTTCATTCTTGTAGCTTTGGGGTATTTTCTAGGACAAAATGAAGATTTATTGAAAGAATATTTGCATTGGATTACTTTAGCTTTGGTGATTGGGGTGGCACTTGGAATTGCCATTTATGTAGCTTATCAAAAGAAAAAATGA
- a CDS encoding Na/Pi cotransporter family protein, whose product MQNLRRYALILLIIALIYFLIVFPEVAKILAGVAILLVGMTNLSNGFKTFSGGLLEKILKKSTDTRFKSITFGVITTILMQSSTLVSIISISFLSAGLITLAQGIGIVFGANLGNSAGSWLIVGLTSINISILAIPLIVCGTLLGFQKDSLLKGIGLIFMGIGFFFLGVDYIKNGFEAYKEVMDLSRFNFEGFKGVLIFVGLGAITTGIVQSSHATLAIIIAALLSGQIGFENALAATLGTSVGGVVTAVVASFSANIEGKKLAMANCIFNFTIALIVIALFPYFVDLVNLIANYLGIPQDNLALKTALFHTLFNLVAVLFISLFIKQIVFILDKIIKAPKDRDMDAPLFLNQNIVSYPDTAIEALQKESVHLYNNAYAMIAHTIGFNRSDIRGNESFDSIIQTKKWFSGNVDLDYLYKRKIKVLFDAIMEFSTKAQTYVTEEEKLAKIFAFKIASRNIAEATKNLKIIQTNMKVYSSSSNKALAEQYNTMRKDLGELLRSVEELKLMDDSNAYLILSQLKNAKNLLKEKDYHTLHNVETLITQEKISVTNGTSILNDSAFIAQIANQLIEAVEIIFAKETA is encoded by the coding sequence TTGCAGAATCTTAGACGCTATGCACTTATTTTACTCATCATTGCTTTAATTTATTTTTTAATTGTTTTTCCTGAAGTTGCAAAAATCCTCGCAGGAGTTGCAATCTTACTTGTAGGAATGACCAACCTTAGCAATGGATTTAAAACCTTTAGTGGCGGATTATTAGAAAAGATTCTCAAAAAATCTACAGACACAAGATTTAAAAGCATTACCTTTGGAGTTATCACTACCATTTTAATGCAATCTTCCACACTCGTTTCAATCATTTCAATTTCTTTCCTTTCAGCAGGTTTAATCACTTTAGCTCAAGGTATAGGAATCGTCTTTGGAGCAAATCTTGGTAATAGTGCTGGTTCTTGGCTTATTGTTGGATTAACAAGCATTAATATCTCTATCCTTGCTATTCCACTTATTGTTTGCGGGACTTTACTTGGCTTTCAAAAAGATTCTTTGCTAAAAGGAATTGGACTTATCTTTATGGGAATTGGATTTTTCTTTTTAGGTGTAGATTACATCAAAAATGGCTTTGAAGCTTACAAAGAAGTTATGGATTTATCTCGCTTTAATTTTGAAGGCTTTAAAGGTGTTTTGATTTTTGTAGGACTTGGTGCAATCACTACAGGAATCGTGCAATCAAGCCACGCAACTTTAGCTATTATCATCGCGGCATTACTTAGTGGGCAAATTGGTTTTGAAAACGCTCTTGCAGCTACTTTGGGAACAAGTGTTGGTGGTGTCGTTACAGCCGTTGTTGCAAGCTTTAGTGCCAATATTGAAGGCAAAAAGCTTGCTATGGCTAATTGCATTTTTAACTTCACCATCGCACTCATTGTGATTGCACTTTTCCCTTATTTTGTCGATCTTGTTAATTTAATTGCAAATTATTTAGGAATTCCACAAGATAATCTTGCCTTAAAAACCGCACTTTTTCATACTTTATTCAATCTTGTTGCAGTATTGTTTATTTCTCTTTTTATTAAACAAATTGTCTTTATCCTTGATAAAATAATCAAAGCTCCAAAAGATAGAGATATGGATGCACCACTTTTCTTAAATCAAAATATTGTTAGCTACCCTGATACCGCTATTGAAGCCCTACAAAAAGAAAGTGTGCATCTCTATAATAATGCCTATGCAATGATTGCACACACCATCGGATTTAACCGCAGTGATATTCGTGGTAATGAAAGCTTTGATTCTATTATACAAACCAAAAAATGGTTTAGTGGAAATGTAGATTTAGACTATCTTTATAAGCGTAAAATCAAAGTGCTTTTTGATGCAATTATGGAATTTTCCACAAAAGCCCAAACCTATGTTACCGAGGAAGAAAAATTAGCAAAAATCTTTGCTTTTAAAATTGCCTCACGCAATATCGCAGAAGCTACAAAAAATCTCAAAATCATTCAAACCAATATGAAAGTTTATTCTAGCTCCTCAAACAAAGCATTAGCCGAACAATACAATACAATGCGTAAAGATTTAGGAGAACTTTTAAGAAGCGTAGAAGAGCTTAAGTTAATGGATGATAGTAATGCTTATCTCATTCTCTCTCAACTCAAAAACGCCAAAAATCTACTCAAAGAAAAAGACTACCACACGCTCCATAATGTAGAAACGCTTATCACGCAAGAAAAAATTAGCGTTACCAATGGGACTTCAATTCTCAATGACAGCGCCTTTATTGCTCAAATTGCTAATCAATTAATCGAAGCAGTTGAGATTATTTTTGCCAAAGAAACAGCATAA
- a CDS encoding NAD(P)/FAD-dependent oxidoreductase: protein MEQNTKKILIIGGGYGGLKVALGLQRKLKIKADVTLISKHDYHYQTTLLHKVAIGTLSARKARIYYRKILNPQKVNFIKDKIIQLCPKENKVIGNGGEYFYDYLVIGLGFKPDSFGIKGVEEYTYKLSSLNRALKLAKNIENKFKDFIHTKNPKDLCVIVCGSGFTGIEFAAELATQLDELCLICGIDRKIPKIICIGRSPHILPVFNPKLVNIAEEKLKKLGVEIVNGGNIKEIQKNKVLVEKEGKMIEFEGNTIIWSAGVRGSDIVEKSEIPNKKGRIKVNSQLQCEEFPNIYVVGDCAIAANKDAIHAPTAQLSAQMGDYLAELLCAKLEGREFKKPFKFNHRGTVCSIGHTDGVGIVYHKNVNGELAAFMKNTIENKWLFSIGGFEMVFKKGQFRYRTSN from the coding sequence ATGGAGCAAAATACGAAGAAAATCTTGATTATTGGTGGAGGTTATGGGGGATTAAAAGTAGCACTTGGATTACAAAGGAAGCTAAAAATTAAGGCTGATGTTACTTTAATTAGCAAACACGATTATCATTACCAAACAACTTTGTTACATAAAGTAGCAATAGGAACCCTTAGTGCAAGAAAAGCAAGAATCTATTATCGTAAGATTCTCAATCCTCAAAAAGTAAATTTTATTAAAGATAAAATTATTCAACTTTGCCCCAAAGAAAATAAAGTTATTGGCAATGGCGGAGAGTATTTTTATGATTATTTGGTGATTGGACTTGGGTTTAAACCAGATAGTTTTGGCATTAAAGGAGTAGAAGAATATACTTATAAGCTTTCAAGCCTTAATCGTGCTTTGAAGCTTGCTAAAAATATCGAAAATAAATTTAAGGACTTTATTCATACTAAAAACCCAAAAGATTTATGTGTGATTGTTTGTGGAAGTGGATTTACTGGGATTGAATTTGCCGCAGAACTTGCGACACAATTAGATGAATTGTGTTTGATTTGTGGAATTGATAGAAAAATCCCAAAAATTATTTGTATTGGACGATCACCTCATATTTTGCCTGTATTTAATCCTAAATTAGTCAATATTGCAGAAGAAAAATTGAAGAAATTGGGGGTAGAAATCGTTAATGGTGGGAATATCAAAGAAATACAAAAAAATAAGGTCTTAGTAGAAAAAGAAGGGAAAATGATTGAATTTGAGGGTAACACTATTATTTGGAGTGCTGGAGTAAGGGGAAGTGATATAGTTGAAAAATCAGAAATACCCAATAAAAAAGGTCGTATCAAAGTAAATTCGCAGTTGCAATGCGAAGAATTCCCAAATATTTATGTGGTAGGAGATTGTGCAATTGCGGCTAATAAAGATGCTATTCACGCACCAACTGCACAACTCTCTGCACAAATGGGAGATTATCTTGCAGAGCTTCTTTGTGCGAAGTTAGAAGGTAGAGAGTTTAAGAAACCTTTCAAATTCAATCATAGAGGGACGGTTTGTTCTATTGGGCATACAGATGGAGTGGGAATTGTCTATCATAAAAATGTGAATGGAGAGTTGGCTGCCTTTATGAAAAATACTATAGAAAATAAATGGCTCTTTAGCATTGGAGGTTTTGAAATGGTGTTTAAAAAAGGGCAATTTAGATATAGAACTAGCAATTAG
- a CDS encoding UDP-N-acetylmuramate dehydrogenase, which yields MIHKTIDFSIYSSIKIGPTLQVSLIQNPQDYYEILQHTITPKIIGAANNLLVSPNAKNLIMLDKNFSYIKDCGDFLEVGALTPSGKLFSYAKKHNLAGFEILSGLPGSIGGIIKMNAGLKEYEIKSSLLGILSLKNSQSLEFIPTHSLNLSYRSSTIKTLIFAGIFKKQSGFNPKLTDLFAKMRSNQPKEPSFGSCFKNPPNDFAGRLIESVGLKGVAFGSNKSLMFSPKHANFLVNLGKASFEESLELIELARNAVFEQHKITLQNEVQILK from the coding sequence ATGATTCACAAAACAATCGATTTTTCTATTTATAGTAGTATCAAAATTGGACCTACTCTACAAGTCTCTCTCATTCAAAATCCACAAGACTATTATGAAATATTACAACACACAATCACCCCAAAAATCATTGGTGCTGCTAACAATCTCCTTGTTTCGCCCAATGCAAAAAACCTTATTATGCTTGATAAAAATTTTTCTTATATCAAAGATTGTGGAGATTTTTTAGAAGTAGGCGCACTCACTCCAAGCGGAAAGCTTTTCTCCTATGCCAAAAAGCACAATTTAGCAGGTTTTGAAATCCTAAGTGGGCTACCTGGAAGTATCGGCGGAATCATCAAAATGAATGCTGGGTTAAAAGAATACGAAATTAAATCCTCCTTACTTGGAATCTTGAGTCTAAAAAATTCGCAATCGCTCGAATTTATCCCCACACATTCTCTTAATCTATCTTATCGTTCAAGCACAATAAAAACACTCATTTTTGCAGGTATTTTTAAAAAACAAAGCGGTTTTAATCCTAAACTTACTGACCTTTTTGCCAAAATGCGATCCAATCAACCAAAAGAGCCTAGTTTTGGAAGTTGCTTTAAAAATCCGCCCAATGATTTCGCAGGACGATTAATCGAATCTGTGGGCTTAAAAGGAGTCGCCTTTGGAAGCAACAAATCACTAATGTTTAGCCCAAAACACGCTAATTTTTTAGTCAATTTAGGTAAAGCTTCTTTTGAAGAATCTTTAGAATTGATTGAATTAGCAAGGAATGCTGTCTTTGAGCAACATAAAATTACACTCCAAAATGAAGTGCAAATTCTAAAATAA
- the fliQ gene encoding flagellar biosynthesis protein FliQ — protein sequence MEAQLMNLAIETYKITLILSLPMLLVGLVVGLLISIFQATTQINEMTLTFVPKILAVIVVIIFTMPWMLNMLIDFTARIFNMMPNFIF from the coding sequence GTGGAAGCACAACTTATGAATCTCGCAATTGAAACCTACAAAATTACGCTCATTTTGTCGCTTCCAATGTTGCTTGTAGGATTAGTTGTTGGTTTGCTTATTAGCATTTTTCAAGCCACGACACAAATTAATGAAATGACACTAACCTTTGTGCCTAAAATTCTAGCAGTTATTGTGGTTATTATTTTTACAATGCCGTGGATGCTTAATATGCTCATTGATTTCACAGCACGAATCTTTAATATGATGCCTAACTTTATTTTTTAA